In Monomorium pharaonis isolate MP-MQ-018 chromosome 3, ASM1337386v2, whole genome shotgun sequence, a genomic segment contains:
- the LOC118644863 gene encoding uncharacterized protein LOC118644863, whose product MIFDCWKDKEIIFDICLVVAALVVFIAKLCNELFNYDTAQRLYEAMENHWNIFTNESEVRILKNNSSKSRKYIKMYAILLYTAIAIFLLTPLKPILLDIVSPLNESRKRYFAIAFEVRIDKDKYYVPLFCYNTCVILAGVAVIIGTDSIFITRTFHAYSLFYIVNQHFKRILTSDINIKDSEYYGRINVYVNEYYTNAMFKSTREQEIYQKFVICLKKHQIALEFVDLLNSIYRLGTIITILTPCMVISLSGIQLIYVLDQIELVIKHVMVIISGLINLFLFCYFGQQLSNESQNVFYQAYAIEWYTFSLRIKSLLMITFQKSIIPCSLKAGKILPLTMTTYATMVRAAISYFMTFLSLKDS is encoded by the exons ATGATCTTTGATTGTTGGAAAGATaaggaaataatttttgatatttgtcTCGTCGTTGCCGCATTGGTTGTTTTTATTGCTAAGTTATGTAATGAGCTTTTTAACTATGACACG GCACAACGTTTATACGAAGCTATGGAAAATCATtggaatatatttacaaatgaatCTGAAGTgcgtattcttaaaaataattctagtAAATcacgaaaatatataaaaatgtatgcaa TTCTATTATACACAGCAATAGCAATATTTCTGTTGACTCCACTTAAACCAATATTACTCGATATTGTATCGCCTCTTAACGAATCACGAAAGCGATACTTTGCAATTGCTTTTGAAGTAAGAATAGATAAGGACAAGTATTACGTACCgcttttttgttacaatacGTGTGTAATATTGGCAGGTGTAGCTGTTATAATTGGTACCGacagtatatttattactcgTACATTTCATgcttatagtttattttatattgttaa tcAACATTTCAAGAGAATATTAACATCGGATATCAATATAAAAGATAGCGAATATTACGGACGTATAAACGTATATGTTAATGAATACTACACGAACGCAATGTTTAAATCGACAAGGGAACAAGAGATATACCAGAAATTCGttatatgtttgaaaaaaCATCAGATTGCTTTAGA gTTTGTTGATTTATTGAATTCAATTTATCGATTAGGGACAATAATTACGATATTAACCCCTTGTATGGTTATAAGTTTATCTGGAATTCAA CTAATATATGTGTTGGATCAAATTGAGCTGGTAATAAAACATGTTATGGTTATCATATCAGGGTTAATAAATCTCTTCCTTTTTTGCTACTTTGGTCAACAGTTGTCAAATGAGAGTCAAAATGTATTCTATCAAGC ataTGCTATAGAATGGTATACATTCTCATTGAGAATAAAATCGTTGTTGATgataacttttcaaaaaagtattataccTTGCAGCTTAAAAGCTGGTAAAATATTACCATTAACAATGACAACTTATGCTACA ATGGTGAGAGCAGCCATATCTTACTTCATGACATTCTTATCTCTCAAAGATAGTTAA